From the genome of Panulirus ornatus isolate Po-2019 chromosome 51, ASM3632096v1, whole genome shotgun sequence, one region includes:
- the LOC139764891 gene encoding uncharacterized protein, whose translation MNVEVIIIEDHLGKFNPLHTVEKKFECEECGRLFTQKNNLNRHKLVHTGEKRFECEECRKLFTQKDNLKKHKLIHTGEKRFECGECGKLFTQKSTLNIHKVIHTGEKKFQCEECGKLFTWKSNLSNHKLIHTAERKFECFECGKPFTQKSHLNRHTLIHTGEKRFECKECGKLFTQKTHLDMHTLIHIGEKNFECEECGKLFILKNSLNIHKLIHTGEKKFECEECGKLFTHSSSLNKHMLIHTGEKRYRCELCGKRFTQKSHLITHMGIHTSKQR comes from the coding sequence ATGAATGTAGAAGTGATAATTATAGAGGACCATCTCGGAAAGTTCAACCCTCTTCACACAgtcgaaaaaaaatttgagtgcgAGGAGTGTGGGAGACTATTCACACAGAAGAACAATCTTAATAGGCATAAACTTGTGCACACAGGTGAGAAAAGATTTGAATGTGAGGAATGTAGGAAACTTTTCACTCAGAAAGACAATCTTAAGAAGCACAAActtattcacacaggtgagaagagGTTTGAATGTGGGGAATGTGGAAAGCTTTTCACTCAAAAGAGCACCCTAAACATACATAAAGTAATTCACACGGGTGAGAAGAAATTTCAGTGTGaggaatgtgggaaactgttcACTTGGAAGAGTAACCTTAGCAATCATAAGCTTATTCACACAGCTGAAAGAAAGTTTGAATGCTTTGAATGTGGGAAACCTTTCACTCAGAAGAGTCACCTTAATAGACATACTcttattcacacaggtgagaaaaggTTTGAATGTAAAGAATGTGGAAAACTATTTACTCAGAAAACCCACCTTGACATGCATACACTGATTCACATCGGTGAGAAAAATTTTGAATGCGAAGAATGTGGAAAACTTTTCATTTTGAAAAATAGTCTTAATATTCATAAActtattcacacaggtgagaaaaaaTTTGAGTGTGAGGAATGTGGAAAACTGTTCACTCACAGCAGCAGCCTTAATAAGCATATGCTTATTCACACAGGTGAAAAAAGATATAGATGTGAACTTTGTGGAAAACGATTCACACAGAAAAGCCACCTCATTACTCACATGGGTATTCATACAAGTAAACAAAGATAG
- the LOC139764886 gene encoding IST1 homolog: MFTPKPNYTKLKTNLRLAINRLQLLEKKKTELAQKARREIADYLASGKHGSAKIRVEHIICEDYMVEAMELTEVFCGLLLSRFGLVQQMRGLDEGLAEVISSILWVTPRLQADVPELKLIADQLMLKYGKPYAQACRNQHIDKISKRLIQKMSVQAPSKVLVEKYLIEIAKIYNVKYEPDPQVMGKEASSQDIHTGLDESEQGNNSIGAVGVDEKAPPSEVKWYLPEPTAPLSHLGDGTAKTLPSGAKGGAKGPSSESPPLDPYSDPRLDKMYNYMQSVSGNSQWNGMIEPSCSPPPAYTSMLPRGHMHEVNSASNDLNMTLVHSQPDDHQLNPGTNTHNKEDKSDSEEPILSFLPSVPDDPSDGSDPHVNQDINFDELNRRFLNLKRRK, from the exons ATGTTTACTCCAAAGCCCAACTACACCAAGCTGAAGACCAACCTGAGGCTGGCCATCAACAGGCTCCAACtgctggagaagaagaagacggagTTGGCCCAGAAGGCCAGGAGGGAAATTGCCGACTACCTTGCCTCAGGAAAG CATGGTAGTGCCAAGATTCGTGTGGAGCACATCATCTGTGAGGATTACATGGTGGAGGCCATGGAGCTGACTGAGGTGTTCTGTGGCCTCCTCCTTTCGCGTTTCGGCCTTGTTCAGCAGATGAG AGGTCTGGATGAGGGTCTGGCTGAGGTTATCTCCTCCATTCTGTGGGTTACCCCTAGGCTCCAAGCTGATGTGCCAGAGCTTAAGCTTATTGCTGACCAACTGATGCTCAAGTATGGCAAGCCCTATGCTCAG GCATGTCGTAACCAGCACATAGACAAAATAAGCAAGCGACTGATCCAGAAGATGAGTGTGCAAGCCCCATCTAAAGTGTTGGTTGAGAAGTACCTAATAGAGATTGCTAAGATCTACAATGTAAAGTATGAGCCAGATCCTCAG GTGATGGGTAAAGAGGCTTCGAGCCAGGATATCCATACTGGACTTGATGAAAGTGAACAAGGCAACAACAGTATTGGTGCAGTAGGGGTTGATGAGAAAGCCCCTCCCTCAGAAGTTAAGTGGTATCTACCTGAACCCACGGCCCCACTATCTCATCTG GGTGATGGTACGGCCAAGACCTTACCCAGTGGAGCAAAAGGTGGGGCCAAAGGGCCAAGTAGTGAGTCCCCTCCACTTGACCCCTACTCTGACCCCAGACTGGACAAAATGTACAACTACATGCAG AGTGTCAGCGGGAACAGCCAGTGGAATGGGATGATAGAGCCTAGTTGTTCCCCTCCTCCGGCTTACACAAGTATGCTCCCCAGAGGCCATATGCATGAAGTCAACTCTGCATCTAATGACCTCAACATGACATTGGTTCACAGCCAACCAGATGACCACCAGCTCAACCCGGGCACCAACACCCATAAT AAGGAAGACAAGTCTGACAGTGAAGAGCCCATCCTGTCCTTCCTTCCTAGTGTGCCAGATGATCCAAGTGATGGCTCCGACCCTCATGTTAACCAGGACATAAATTTTGATGAGTTAAACAGACGGTTTTTGAATCTGAAGAGGAGGAAGTAG